A stretch of Elusimicrobiota bacterium DNA encodes these proteins:
- the lpxD gene encoding UDP-3-O-(3-hydroxymyristoyl)glucosamine N-acyltransferase, producing the protein MKLTVSQIAELTGGAVRGDGATVIEGAAGLGEATARDITFLGNAKYRSQLETTKAGAVLVSPDVETGSLPAVVVKNPPYGWARVLEVLEKDRTRRPAGVHPTAQVAPTARVGKNVTIGAFTVVEEGAVIGDNSVLYAHVYVGFDVRIGRDCLIYPRATLRERVTLGDRVILQPGAVIGCDGFGFTVHEGKHYKIPQVGTVEIGDDVEIQANTTIDRAAVGVTKIGRGTKIDNLVQIAHNTEIGEHCLIVALTGIAGSVKIGRYVTLAAQVGVAGHLSIADGVIVAARGGVTQSLKTPKEVLWGLPAQPIRDELKCQAALRRLPAVLEEWREFKKKGNPPA; encoded by the coding sequence AAACTAACGGTATCGCAAATAGCGGAATTGACGGGCGGGGCGGTTCGCGGCGACGGGGCCACGGTCATCGAGGGCGCGGCCGGGTTGGGCGAAGCCACGGCCCGGGACATCACTTTTCTGGGGAACGCCAAATACCGGTCCCAATTGGAAACGACCAAAGCCGGGGCGGTCCTGGTGTCCCCGGATGTGGAGACGGGCTCGCTTCCGGCCGTCGTCGTCAAGAACCCCCCCTACGGTTGGGCCCGGGTCTTGGAGGTTTTGGAAAAAGACCGCACCCGGCGACCGGCGGGCGTCCATCCGACGGCCCAGGTGGCTCCGACCGCCCGGGTGGGGAAAAACGTGACCATCGGCGCCTTTACCGTGGTGGAAGAGGGCGCGGTGATCGGCGACAACAGCGTGTTGTATGCCCACGTCTACGTGGGGTTCGACGTCCGCATCGGCCGCGACTGCCTGATCTACCCCCGGGCGACCTTGCGCGAACGGGTGACCCTGGGCGACCGGGTGATCCTTCAGCCCGGCGCCGTCATCGGTTGCGACGGGTTCGGTTTTACCGTTCACGAAGGCAAACACTACAAGATCCCCCAGGTGGGAACGGTGGAGATCGGCGACGACGTGGAAATCCAGGCCAACACGACGATCGACCGCGCGGCGGTGGGCGTGACCAAAATCGGCCGGGGCACCAAGATCGACAACTTGGTGCAAATCGCCCACAACACGGAGATCGGGGAGCACTGTCTGATCGTCGCTTTGACCGGCATCGCCGGGTCCGTTAAAATCGGCCGCTACGTCACCCTGGCCGCCCAGGTCGGCGTCGCGGGGCACCTCAGCATCGCCGACGGGGTGATCGTCGCGGCCCGGGGCGGCGTGACCCAGTCCCTTAAAACCCCCAAAGAAGTCCTCTGGGGTCTTCCCGCCCAGCCGATCCGCGACGAGCTGAAATGTCAGGCCGCCCTCCGCCGTCTTCCGGCCGTGTTGGAGGAATGGCGCGAATTCAAAAAGAAGGGGAATCCGCCCGCGTGA
- the lpxC gene encoding UDP-3-O-[3-hydroxymyristoyl] N-acetylglucosamine deacetylase, with protein MARIQKEGESARVKLFSTGERQRTIAREAVYKGVGLHTGNKCHLIFKPAPAGHGVVFVRTDLPGKPRLPAHHSIVSSVVRGTTLSLDGEKNHEARVHTVEHVLSALYGLGIDNAVIEVNANEPPVADGSARPFWDALDAAGVTELSELRTFFQPDPLDYAAGETHYQVEPADELIIETSIHFKHPLIGEQSREFTVTRESYLNEISRARTFCFDFEVEALKRQGLARGGSLDNAVVVGMDRIHNKEKSLRYPDEFVRHKTLDLIGDLFLLGAPLKARIKAHRVGHGHNVNLVKKLAAQMTGEAPSQTAVTSNH; from the coding sequence ATGGCGCGAATTCAAAAAGAAGGGGAATCCGCCCGCGTGAAACTCTTTTCCACCGGGGAACGCCAACGCACCATCGCCCGCGAGGCGGTGTACAAAGGCGTCGGCCTCCACACCGGCAACAAATGCCATTTGATTTTTAAACCCGCCCCGGCGGGGCACGGCGTCGTTTTTGTCCGCACGGACCTTCCCGGGAAACCCCGCCTGCCCGCCCACCACTCCATCGTTTCCAGCGTCGTGCGCGGCACCACCTTGAGCCTCGACGGGGAAAAGAACCACGAAGCCCGGGTGCACACCGTCGAACACGTGTTGTCGGCGCTCTACGGCTTGGGCATCGACAACGCCGTGATTGAAGTGAACGCCAACGAACCGCCCGTGGCCGACGGCAGCGCCCGGCCTTTTTGGGACGCCTTGGACGCCGCCGGCGTGACGGAGCTGTCCGAGCTCCGGACGTTCTTTCAGCCGGACCCCTTGGATTACGCGGCCGGCGAAACCCATTACCAAGTCGAACCGGCCGACGAGTTGATCATCGAAACGAGCATCCATTTCAAACACCCGCTCATCGGCGAGCAGAGCCGGGAATTCACCGTGACGCGCGAATCCTACCTGAACGAGATTTCCCGGGCCCGGACCTTTTGTTTCGATTTCGAAGTCGAGGCGTTGAAGCGGCAGGGTTTGGCCCGGGGCGGGTCCCTGGACAACGCGGTCGTGGTCGGCATGGACCGCATCCACAACAAGGAAAAATCCCTCCGCTATCCCGACGAATTCGTTCGGCACAAAACGCTCGACTTGATCGGCGACCTCTTTTTGCTGGGCGCGCCCCTGAAGGCGCGCATCAAAGCCCACCGCGTGGGCCACGGACACAACGTCAATTTGGTCAAAAAATTGGCGGCGCAGATGACCGGCGAAGCGCCGTCCCAGACCGCCGTCACGTCGAATCACTGA
- the fabZ gene encoding 3-hydroxyacyl-ACP dehydratase FabZ produces the protein MGAIPHRYPILMIDTATITEPEKKITGFKSVSANEPFFQGHFPGRPIMPGVLIVEAMAQSACVLFLSKPELKDKLAFFMGIDKVKFRKPVVPGDQLELRVEVLRGGRVGKCRGEAFVKNEIVTEAEFMFAIVDKQEAK, from the coding sequence ATGGGGGCCATCCCCCACCGCTACCCGATCCTCATGATCGACACGGCGACGATCACCGAACCCGAGAAGAAAATCACGGGCTTCAAATCCGTTTCCGCCAACGAGCCGTTTTTTCAGGGGCATTTCCCCGGGCGTCCCATCATGCCGGGCGTCCTCATTGTGGAAGCCATGGCCCAGTCGGCTTGCGTGCTCTTTTTGTCGAAACCCGAACTCAAGGACAAGTTGGCGTTCTTTATGGGGATCGACAAGGTCAAGTTTCGCAAGCCCGTCGTGCCCGGCGATCAACTCGAACTTCGGGTGGAAGTGCTGCGGGGCGGCCGGGTGGGCAAATGCCGCGGCGAAGCCTTCGTGAAGAACGAAATCGTGACCGAAGCGGAATTCATGTTCGCGATCGTCGATAAACAGGAAGCCAAATGA
- the lpxA gene encoding acyl-ACP--UDP-N-acetylglucosamine O-acyltransferase — protein MNSPAGDPSSAGIHPTAVVHPSAKIGAGVKIDPYAVIGPDVELGRGTWVGAHAVVEFATVGEECRLHPHSFVGTEPQDLKFKGEKTRARVGARTTVRECVTIHRGTAAAGETVVGSNCLLMAYCHVAHDAILADGVIMANAATLAGHVEVGPGAFIGGLVGVHQFARIGAGAMIGAGSMVPADVAPFCMVQGDRAKIVGLNVVGLRRRGTSRDALSAIKTAYRTVFGMGLPLAEAIAAIEKTERPAEVQVFLEFLKKTSHRGLCRPAPKSADGEDATEGFF, from the coding sequence ATGAACTCCCCCGCCGGCGACCCGTCCTCCGCCGGGATCCATCCCACGGCCGTCGTCCACCCCTCCGCCAAGATCGGCGCGGGGGTCAAAATCGATCCCTACGCGGTCATCGGTCCCGACGTCGAGTTGGGGCGCGGAACCTGGGTGGGCGCCCACGCGGTGGTGGAATTCGCCACCGTCGGCGAGGAATGCCGACTGCACCCCCATTCCTTCGTGGGCACCGAGCCCCAGGACCTTAAATTCAAAGGCGAGAAAACCCGGGCCCGGGTGGGCGCCCGCACCACGGTGCGGGAATGCGTGACGATCCACCGGGGCACCGCCGCGGCGGGCGAAACCGTGGTCGGGTCCAACTGTCTTTTGATGGCCTATTGCCACGTGGCCCACGACGCGATCTTGGCCGACGGCGTCATCATGGCCAACGCGGCCACCCTGGCCGGCCACGTGGAAGTGGGCCCCGGGGCCTTCATCGGCGGCCTGGTGGGCGTTCACCAATTCGCCCGCATCGGCGCCGGCGCCATGATCGGCGCCGGGTCCATGGTGCCCGCCGACGTCGCCCCCTTTTGCATGGTGCAGGGCGACCGGGCCAAGATCGTCGGTTTGAACGTGGTCGGCCTGCGCCGCCGGGGGACCTCCCGGGACGCTTTGTCCGCCATTAAAACCGCCTACCGGACGGTTTTCGGCATGGGATTGCCCCTGGCCGAGGCCATCGCCGCCATTGAAAAAACGGAGCGGCCGGCCGAAGTCCAGGTGTTTCTGGAGTTCCTGAAAAAAACCTCCCACCGGGGCCTCTGCCGCCCGGCGCCCAAATCGGCCGACGGCGAGGACGCCACGGAAGGGTTCTTCTGA
- the lpxI gene encoding UDP-2,3-diacylglucosamine diphosphatase LpxI (LpxI, functionally equivalent to LpxH, replaces it in LPS biosynthesis in a minority of bacteria.): MNPLGLIAGNGQFPLLVAREARRRGRPVVVAAIEGETDPSLESLVDQFHWLKLGQIKKTLRVFRDAGADEAVMAGQVKHVSVFDLRHLDATAIKLIATLPDKKTDTILGAVADEFAKHGVRFLSSTVYLADQLAPAGVLTRANPSSDQKKDIAFGLRTAKAVAGLDLGQSVCVKDQAVLAVEAIEGTDACVRRAGEHAAGFTLAKVAKPRQDLRFDVPVVGLGTVEALGAARGAVLAVEAGKTLFFDREEFLKRADAAGLVVVGVKEV; this comes from the coding sequence CTGAACCCCCTCGGTCTCATCGCCGGGAACGGCCAATTCCCGCTGCTGGTCGCGCGGGAAGCCCGGCGACGGGGACGCCCCGTGGTGGTCGCCGCCATCGAGGGCGAAACCGACCCGTCCCTGGAATCCCTGGTCGATCAATTTCACTGGCTCAAGCTGGGCCAGATCAAAAAAACCCTTCGGGTGTTTCGGGACGCGGGCGCCGACGAAGCCGTCATGGCCGGACAGGTCAAGCACGTGAGCGTCTTCGACCTCCGCCACCTGGACGCCACGGCCATCAAGCTCATCGCCACCCTGCCGGACAAGAAAACCGACACGATTTTGGGCGCCGTGGCGGACGAGTTCGCCAAGCACGGCGTCCGGTTCCTCTCGTCGACGGTCTACCTGGCGGATCAATTGGCGCCGGCGGGCGTTTTGACCCGGGCGAACCCTTCGAGCGACCAAAAAAAAGACATCGCCTTCGGGCTTCGGACGGCGAAGGCCGTGGCCGGACTGGATTTGGGCCAGTCGGTCTGCGTGAAAGATCAAGCCGTCCTGGCGGTCGAGGCCATCGAAGGCACCGACGCCTGCGTCCGCCGGGCGGGCGAGCACGCCGCCGGATTCACTCTGGCCAAAGTCGCCAAGCCGCGGCAGGACCTTCGGTTCGACGTGCCCGTGGTCGGCCTCGGCACCGTGGAGGCCCTGGGGGCCGCCCGGGGGGCGGTCTTGGCGGTGGAGGCGGGAAAAACCCTGTTTTTCGACCGGGAAGAATTTTTGAAGCGGGCCGACGCCGCGGGCCTCGTGGTGGTCGGCGTGAAGGAAGTTTAA
- a CDS encoding Gfo/Idh/MocA family oxidoreductase: MGLFSSKKPAVVEPTVSEADRVSVGVVGVGNMGRHHARLLSGLPAARLVGVADPDLARARALAAEHGTQAFARAEDFPADTRAVVVAAPTPTHFPWRSRS, translated from the coding sequence ATGGGATTGTTTTCCTCCAAGAAACCGGCGGTTGTGGAGCCGACCGTGTCCGAAGCGGACCGGGTGTCCGTGGGCGTGGTCGGCGTCGGCAACATGGGCCGCCACCACGCGCGGCTGCTCTCCGGTTTGCCCGCCGCCCGTTTGGTGGGCGTGGCTGACCCGGATTTGGCCCGCGCCCGGGCCCTGGCGGCCGAGCACGGCACCCAGGCCTTTGCCCGGGCCGAGGATTTTCCCGCCGATACCCGGGCGGTGGTTGTTGCCGCTCCCACGCCGACCCATTTTCCCTGGCGAAGTCGTTCTTGA